The region ATGAAGCCGCAGGTCATGTGCCGTTGCTTCGGCACGGTTCTCGGAAAACCGTTCTTTGTCCGGAGCCCGATCTGGTCCGAACTCGGTTCAGTGACCGGGCCATAAAATGACGGCGTATCGCCCCCACGGTGACTCACTCGGAGGAACATCATGACGGTCCACGCGCGAAAACTCGGGACGACCGGGCTCACGGTCGGTCCGGTCGCGTTCGGCGGCAACGTGTTCGGGTGGACGGCCGACGAGGCGACGTCGTTCAAGCTCCTCGACGCCTGTGTCGCGGCCGGCTTCAACCTGATCGACACGGCCGACGTTTACTCACGGTGGGCGCCCGGGAACCAGGGGGGTGAGTCCGAAACGGTCATCGGCAACTGGCTGAAGAAGACCGGGAACCGGGACAAGGTCGTGATCGCCACCAAGGTCGGCCTGGACATGGGCGGCAGTGACAAGGGGCTGTCACGCGCGTACGTTCTCCGGGCCGTCGAGCGGTCGCTGAACCGCCTCCAGATCGACACCATCGACCTCTACCAGTCGCACCGGGACGACGGCACACCCCAGGAAGAAACGCTGGGCGCGTACGCGGAACTGATCAAGCAGGGGAAGGTGCGGGCGATCGGTGCGTCCAATTATACGGCCGACCGGCTCGCGGAATCTCTGCGGATCAGCAAGCAACATAGCCTGCCCGCGTACCAGTGTCTCCAGCCCGAGTACAACTTGTACGACCGGACCGGGTTTGAAGCCGGCCTCGAACCGCTCTGCCGGGCGGAGAACATCGGGGTCATCACGTACTTCTCCCTGGCGGCCGGGTTCCTGACCGGCAAGTACCGGTCGGAGGCCGATCTCGGCAAGAGCCCGCGCGGGGCGAAGGTCAAGAACTACCTCAACGACCGCGGCTTCCGCATCCTCGCCGCCCTCGATGAGGTGGCCGGGCGCTACCAGTCGACGCCGGGCCGGGTGGCCCTGGCCTGGCTCTTCGCGAAGCCGGCCGTGACCGCTCCCATCGCCAGCGCGACCAGCCTGGAGCAGTTCGCCGACCTGGTCGAAGCGACGAAACTGGAACTCGACGCCCAGGCGGTCGCGGCGCTGGACCTCGCGAGCGATCATCCCACGGTTACTTCGCCTCGGAATCTCCCGACGTGACCGGCTATACTGGGTAATCGGATGGGCCGACGAGGGAGTGCTGCATGCCACGAGTTGTCGCTTGGAGTTGCGTCGTTCTGTTCTTCTGCGCGGGCGGGGTGGCCGCCGCCGACCCCGTGGCTGCCACCCGCGGGAAGGCGGCGCTGGAAGGCACCGCGTTCATCCGCGCGTTCTGGCCGTCGTTCGGATACGCCGAGGCGTGGCGCGCGTGGGGTGTATCCGAGAAGCCGGCCGGGTACGACGCCGCGTTCCGCGAGCGCTACGGCCTGCACCCCGCGCCGTACCCGAACGACGGGCTGCCGATGGGGCTCCGCAAAGCGGACTACCTGTTCACGAAGGGCATCGGCATCGACTGCATGGTCTGCCACGGCGGCTCGATCCTCGGCAAGAGCATCGTCGGCCTCGGGAACACGTCGCTCGACATCCACTCGCTCTTCGAGGAACTGTACGCGGCCTCCAGGACGCCGACGCGCGTGCCCTTCGCTTTTTGCCAGGCACGGGGGACGAGTGAAGCCGGCGCGTTTTCCGTCTACCTGCTCGGCTTCCGCGAGCCGGACCTGACGCTCACCCACAAGTTCCGCGACCTCGGGCTGAAAGACGACGCCTGCGAAGACGTGCCGGCGTGGTGGCTGCTCAAGAAGAAGAAGACCATGTATTACGTCGGGGCGACGGACGCCCGGTCGGTCCGCAGCATGATGCAATTCATGATGCACCCGCTGACCACCCGCGGCGACTTCGAACGGGCCGAGCCCGCGTTCCGTG is a window of Fimbriiglobus ruber DNA encoding:
- a CDS encoding aldo/keto reductase, with amino-acid sequence MTVHARKLGTTGLTVGPVAFGGNVFGWTADEATSFKLLDACVAAGFNLIDTADVYSRWAPGNQGGESETVIGNWLKKTGNRDKVVIATKVGLDMGGSDKGLSRAYVLRAVERSLNRLQIDTIDLYQSHRDDGTPQEETLGAYAELIKQGKVRAIGASNYTADRLAESLRISKQHSLPAYQCLQPEYNLYDRTGFEAGLEPLCRAENIGVITYFSLAAGFLTGKYRSEADLGKSPRGAKVKNYLNDRGFRILAALDEVAGRYQSTPGRVALAWLFAKPAVTAPIASATSLEQFADLVEATKLELDAQAVAALDLASDHPTVTSPRNLPT
- a CDS encoding c-type cytochrome encodes the protein MPRVVAWSCVVLFFCAGGVAAADPVAATRGKAALEGTAFIRAFWPSFGYAEAWRAWGVSEKPAGYDAAFRERYGLHPAPYPNDGLPMGLRKADYLFTKGIGIDCMVCHGGSILGKSIVGLGNTSLDIHSLFEELYAASRTPTRVPFAFCQARGTSEAGAFSVYLLGFREPDLTLTHKFRDLGLKDDACEDVPAWWLLKKKKTMYYVGATDARSVRSMMQFMMHPLTTRGDFERAEPAFRDVLQYLLSMEPPKYPFPVDAKKATAGKVVFGEHCAKCHGTYGERWTYPNKIVPLAEIGTDPKRYENIGPAFGAAYAESWFAKEKAGGWFLPGQPLKLTAGYQAPPLDGVWATAPYFHNGSVPTLDGVLNSRARPKVFTRSFGTGADDYDRERVGWKVREVSPPPATMSDIDRRRVYDTTRPGRGNAGHTYGDDLAPDERAAVIEYLKTL